The region GCATTCTTCGAAGTAACTAGACATTAATTGTGCATCTTCTTTTTTTAAGGTCATTTCAACTCCAAcaataaataattttgaatatcATACTTATTTAGACTTACGCATGAGTCATATAATCTACCTAACCCAATTGACCTAACTTAACATGAATTAAACTTAGGCAAAGATTTTTTTCCCCTAGCctaacccaacccaacccaatcaaattttaaattaaatatttttaaaacatatttttattttaaatttaattataatatatatgttcccaacccaacccaatcaaattttaaattaaatatttttaaaacatatttttattttaaatttaattataatatatatgttaatatactattttttttaaataataatgagCTATTTGAACAAATCAAGCttaagctcaaatttgaaaatttttaaattcaagtcTTAATCCAACCCATAAAcatatttatattcaattaaaCAAACCACTAGATATCTTCCTTTTAAGGGtgtaaaaattttataaacaaaaatcaatttttttacctGTTCAGTTTCATTAATACCAaagtttgatttaatttatttatttgatatattttctgatattttaaaccaaataaaactttaattacTAAACTTAAAACCCATTTACCAAAAATAAGCCCCGCGATTGCAACTCACTTGCATAACTATGATGTACAAGTCCCACGATTACCTGCAATGGTAAATTCCTGTATAAATTTCAAGAAGTACCAAGACCTTATCACCCCCTAGCTCCACCCTTGGAAGAAACCATTACTTTGTACACATAGCTTAGAAGTTATAAAAGATCCAACCTTTTAACCAGTGAGTGTAGTTTACATACAGTTTATCCATTATTAATTCTAGGAATCAGCGTTGGGGGAAAGTTTTATTTATTGTGCCATTTAGGTAGGTTACGGTCAGCGTTGGCGGAAAGTACTTCCAAGggaaatgatgaaaatatatgaatcaCCCAAGACAAAGGAGAAAAGGCACAAAAATGCTTACAGCAAAACTCAATTCAACGATTTCATTACTAGGAATGATATTTGCAATAACAGGAACCTAATTTCGTTACATACTATGTTACACAAAATTACCTAAAATTCCTGAGAAGTGGAACCGGTCTCTACTTTACCTTTCCCGGCCTTCCGTGACAATAGACTTTGATTGATATTAGGCAAAACACCTCCGTTCGCAATCGTCACACCTCCCATCAGCTTGCTCAATTCTTCGTCGTTCCTCACTGCCAATTGAATATGCCTCGGGATGATTCTGTTCTTCTTGTTATCTCTTGCGGCATTTCCAGCCAATTCCAAAACCTGTAAAGATCAAAGAATTGGTACATAAGATCACCTAAATCCCTCTTCAAAACCTTTAGAATTTCACATAAATCAATGAGGAATCTCAATTTCACAAACCTCAGCGGCAAGATACTCGAGAACGGCGGAGAGGTAGACAGGAGAGCCAGATCCAACGCGCTCAGCGTACCGCCCTTTCTTGAGGAAACGAGCGACGCGGCCAACGGGGAACTGGAGACCAGCCTTGCTAGACCTGGAAACGGCTTTGGCCGTTGGCTTACCTCGGCCTCGGCCCCGACCTCCTTTGGCTGCTACGGCGGCTGAGCTCATGGTTGCAGATTTTTCAATTTTCTGTTTCGAAGGAATAGAGACTTTTGAAACGTTTGAAATTGATTTTGGAGGGAAGTGGTGAGATTTGATTTCGGCGGTTTGGGGTCTATATAGGAAGGAGAAGCTGCGTTCTGATTGGTTACTTGGGTTTCACGCGGATCGCCAAAGTGGATCACCGTCGTGGAGATAGGTGAAGGACCTGTGATTTGATTGGTTATTTTGAAATCAGTAGGATCCCCAACGTGGAAAGGTATATTTTTTGTGGGACTTGCAATATTTTAGGTTAGGCGGGAAGTATATAGGAATGTTACAGTGAAGATAACTTTATCATTTTAGAAAATATGTTGGCagaaaaaattttgatatgataatttatgagaataaagagataattttatattgatcgaaaaaaattttatattcattatcttattttatataaaaaaaatatcaaaaaacaCAAAGTATTTATCACAACAATTTTTAAGTTGAAACAGGGAGAGTCTAAATGTtgttttatctctaaattcactcTACACAATGTGCAAATgatagtgattttttttttgtataataaaCAAGCTTAGCTATTGCCGGTCCGAAGGACCCTCAGATAGCCCATCACCGACTAAATGTCATCTTCCAGAAGACTACGGATGTAGCATGGGGGCTCATCTTATCCCAGTAACCATCCACCATGTAGTCCTCGAATAACACCCTCTATAGTCACTCGATACAGGTGGTTATAAGGGATCCATCTTGTGCTTGTTCTAGCTATACCCAGAAAACAGAGAGCTGCTATGGACCTTTCCCTCAATCATGCAAGGTTGCAGCCATTTTATCCATAATGGTCCTGATGCCAAGTCTTGGATAATCTCTTCCGAATTTGTTTGACCAAGACAAGAGGTGTCTAACTGGAATATTAACCACTACTCTGACTATGTGTTAGCTAAGTACAATCGAGATAACTTCTTAATACATTACTCGGGCAACATACAATGTCCACACTAATAGTTATGTATATTTAATAAAACTGTCTGTTTAAGCTTTGCTTAAAATTGTTAAATGTCTTGGTTTTTACTTTAaaccaaggaagaagatgagatCACTGAACCAAGTAAACACCATTGGCTAAATCCCATATTATACAGTGAAAAATTTTACACAGCTCTGCACATTTCAAAGCTAAAAAAACAACCCCAA is a window of Gossypium hirsutum isolate 1008001.06 chromosome D08, Gossypium_hirsutum_v2.1, whole genome shotgun sequence DNA encoding:
- the LOC107941294 gene encoding histone H2AX — translated: MSSAAVAAKGGRGRGRGKPTAKAVSRSSKAGLQFPVGRVARFLKKGRYAERVGSGSPVYLSAVLEYLAAEVLELAGNAARDNKKNRIIPRHIQLAVRNDEELSKLMGGVTIANGGVLPNINQSLLSRKAGKGKVETGSTSQEF